A window of the Thermoleophilia bacterium SCSIO 60948 genome harbors these coding sequences:
- a CDS encoding bifunctional (p)ppGpp synthetase/guanosine-3',5'-bis(diphosphate) 3'-pyrophosphohydrolase produces MLDDLLAVIAEHSDSDEHDVDRDAVELAFAFACDRHADQRRGSGEDFITHPVEVAKICAGLRLDTETICAALLHDTVEDTSASLEEVTELFGPTVGQLVDGVTKLTGITFQSRDHNQAENYRKMMVAMASDVRVILIKLADRLHNMRTLGGLQKHKQLDKSRETLEIYAPLAHRLGIHAIKWELEDLAFQRLHPRKYEEIKKLVSQQRDERERYVTEAGEFLSAELAKVGIEAEISGRAKHFYSIYSKMSKKGREFNEIYDLTAMRVIVGSVKDCYGAVGIVHSLWKPLPGRFKDFIATPKLNLYQALHTTVIGPEGRPLEIQIRTGEMHETAEFGIAAHVVYKEDPSAGEGKSPASTRDKMTWLRQLLEEEGEQEPKEFLDSLKVDLFEDEVFVFTPKGEVKNLSAGSTPLDFAYAVHTDVGHRCVGAKVNGKIVPLHYQLSSGDIVEILTAKQERGPSRDWLSLVRTSRAQNKIRAFLKRERREDAERRGRDVLSEELKKAGLPPQKFNGSPLLVDVIREIGFRRADDFYVAIGQAKVSPKTIATKLMQRLKQGEAVEGGETSARLQGILEGKDERQRRMQDASSFGIEVAGVEDVVIRLAKCCRPVPGDEIVGYVSLGRGITIHREDCKNVAQLKRSPERFTEVSWDGENAASFRIEVQVDAWDRVRLLEDLTRTFSEAGSNILEARCMTNHPMVKNRFVVEVGDAEQIRSTINRLRQVEGVFDAFRITPGE; encoded by the coding sequence ATGCTCGACGACCTGCTGGCGGTCATCGCCGAGCACTCCGACTCCGACGAGCACGACGTCGACCGCGACGCGGTCGAGCTCGCGTTCGCGTTCGCGTGCGATCGCCACGCGGATCAGCGCCGGGGATCGGGCGAGGACTTCATCACCCATCCCGTTGAGGTCGCGAAGATCTGCGCCGGCCTGCGGCTCGACACCGAGACGATCTGCGCCGCGCTGCTCCATGACACGGTCGAGGACACGAGCGCTTCGCTCGAGGAGGTCACCGAGCTGTTCGGCCCGACCGTCGGCCAGCTCGTCGACGGCGTCACGAAGCTGACCGGGATCACCTTCCAGAGCCGGGATCACAACCAGGCCGAGAACTACCGCAAGATGATGGTCGCGATGGCCTCGGACGTCCGGGTCATCCTGATCAAGCTCGCCGACCGGCTCCACAACATGCGCACGCTCGGCGGCCTGCAAAAGCACAAGCAGCTCGACAAGTCGCGCGAGACGCTCGAGATCTACGCGCCGCTCGCCCACCGGCTCGGCATCCACGCGATCAAGTGGGAGCTCGAGGACCTCGCCTTCCAGCGTCTCCACCCGCGCAAGTACGAGGAGATCAAGAAGCTCGTCTCCCAGCAGCGAGACGAGCGCGAGCGCTACGTCACCGAGGCGGGCGAGTTCCTCTCGGCCGAGCTTGCGAAGGTCGGGATCGAGGCCGAGATCTCAGGTCGCGCCAAGCACTTCTATTCGATCTATTCGAAGATGTCGAAGAAGGGCCGCGAGTTCAACGAGATCTACGACCTGACCGCGATGCGGGTCATCGTCGGCTCGGTCAAGGACTGCTACGGGGCGGTCGGCATCGTCCACTCGCTGTGGAAGCCGCTGCCGGGGCGCTTCAAGGACTTCATCGCGACGCCGAAGCTGAACCTCTACCAGGCGCTCCACACGACCGTGATCGGTCCCGAGGGGCGTCCGCTGGAGATCCAGATCCGAACCGGCGAGATGCACGAGACCGCGGAGTTCGGCATCGCCGCGCACGTCGTCTACAAGGAGGACCCGAGCGCGGGGGAGGGCAAGAGCCCGGCGTCGACCCGCGACAAGATGACCTGGCTGCGCCAGCTGCTCGAGGAGGAGGGCGAGCAGGAGCCGAAGGAGTTCCTCGACTCGCTCAAGGTCGACCTGTTCGAGGACGAGGTGTTCGTCTTTACGCCGAAGGGCGAGGTCAAGAACCTCTCGGCCGGATCGACGCCGCTCGACTTCGCCTACGCGGTCCACACCGACGTCGGCCACCGCTGCGTCGGCGCCAAGGTCAACGGCAAGATCGTGCCGCTTCACTACCAGCTGAGCTCGGGCGACATCGTCGAGATCCTGACCGCCAAGCAGGAGCGCGGGCCGTCGCGCGACTGGCTCTCGCTCGTTCGCACGAGCCGGGCGCAGAACAAGATCCGCGCCTTCCTCAAGCGCGAGCGCCGCGAGGACGCCGAGCGCCGCGGCCGCGACGTGCTCTCCGAGGAGCTCAAGAAGGCCGGGCTTCCGCCGCAGAAGTTCAACGGCTCGCCGCTGCTGGTCGACGTGATCCGCGAGATCGGCTTCCGCCGCGCCGACGACTTCTACGTCGCGATCGGCCAGGCGAAGGTCTCGCCGAAGACGATCGCGACGAAGCTGATGCAGCGCCTCAAGCAGGGTGAGGCGGTCGAGGGAGGGGAGACCTCCGCGCGGCTCCAGGGCATCCTCGAGGGCAAGGACGAGCGCCAGCGCCGGATGCAGGACGCCTCGAGCTTCGGGATCGAGGTCGCCGGCGTCGAGGACGTCGTCATCCGGCTCGCCAAGTGCTGCCGCCCGGTCCCGGGCGACGAGATCGTCGGCTACGTCTCGCTCGGCCGCGGGATCACGATCCACCGCGAGGACTGCAAGAACGTCGCCCAGCTCAAGCGCAGCCCCGAGCGCTTCACCGAGGTCTCGTGGGACGGCGAGAACGCCGCCTCGTTCCGGATCGAGGTCCAGGTCGACGCCTGGGATCGCGTCCGCCTGCTCGAGGACCTGACGCGGACGTTCTCAGAGGCGGGCTCGAACATCCTCGAGGCGCGTTGCATGACCAACCACCCGATGGTCAAGAACCGCTTCGTCGTCGAGGTCGGCGACGCCGAGCAGATCCGCTCGACGATCAACCGGCTGCGCCAGGTCGAGGGCGTCTTCGACGCCTTCCGGATAACCCCGGGCGAGTAG
- a CDS encoding MoaD family protein → MSVTVKIPAQLRAATDGSGELEVEGSTVGEALDAVFTEHEDLKARITEGGTLRRFVNVYVSGEDIRFADGLDTELSDGDEVTILPAVAGGA, encoded by the coding sequence ATGAGCGTCACTGTGAAGATCCCCGCGCAGCTTCGCGCGGCAACGGACGGGTCGGGCGAGCTCGAGGTCGAGGGCTCGACGGTGGGCGAGGCGCTCGACGCCGTGTTCACCGAGCACGAGGACCTCAAGGCCCGGATCACGGAGGGCGGGACCCTGCGCCGGTTCGTCAACGTCTACGTCTCGGGCGAGGACATCCGTTTCGCCGACGGGCTCGACACGGAGCTCTCCGACGGCGACGAGGTGACGATCCTTCCCGCCGTGGCCGGTGGCGCCTAG
- a CDS encoding magnesium transporter CorA family protein, which yields MPSLPKPRLRRPLRAGDRGGPQQPEGERQPAVEVVTASNGLRWVNIERPSSLEAGWIEDQFEFHALDIEDVMSRNQRPKIDEYPDYLFIVLHFPVFDRQVGRLNAGELDIFVGPDFLVTIPNTPLPPVEYLFERCKAKEELRDGLFERGAGYLLYRIVDDSFDYCFPMLRKMGNKLDALEDTIFEGRSEEVVRDISNVKQEIINFRKVIRPQRAVLRDLENVKQRFLAPEVDLEIYFDDIVDSHERIWDMLENYKEVVEALEDTNESVISHRVNDILRVLTSISVIVLPLTLLASIWGMNVGVPGEGDHTAFYIVVGAMLALLVGMAAYFRRRGWL from the coding sequence ATGCCGAGCCTTCCGAAGCCGAGGCTCAGGCGCCCGCTTCGCGCGGGCGATCGCGGGGGTCCGCAGCAGCCTGAGGGCGAGCGCCAGCCCGCCGTAGAGGTCGTGACGGCCTCGAACGGGCTGCGCTGGGTCAACATCGAGCGGCCGAGCTCGCTCGAGGCGGGCTGGATCGAGGATCAGTTCGAGTTCCACGCCCTCGACATCGAGGACGTGATGAGCCGCAACCAGCGGCCGAAGATCGACGAGTACCCGGACTACCTGTTCATCGTCCTGCACTTCCCGGTCTTCGATCGCCAGGTGGGGCGACTGAACGCCGGCGAGCTCGACATCTTCGTCGGGCCCGACTTCCTCGTCACGATCCCGAACACGCCGCTGCCGCCGGTCGAGTACCTGTTCGAGCGCTGCAAGGCCAAGGAGGAGCTCCGCGACGGCCTCTTCGAGCGCGGGGCGGGCTATCTGCTCTACCGGATCGTCGACGACTCGTTCGACTACTGCTTCCCGATGCTGCGCAAGATGGGCAACAAGCTCGACGCGCTCGAGGACACGATCTTCGAGGGGCGCTCCGAGGAGGTCGTCCGCGACATCTCGAACGTCAAGCAGGAGATCATCAACTTCCGCAAGGTGATCCGCCCGCAGCGCGCCGTCCTGCGCGACCTCGAAAACGTCAAACAACGCTTCCTCGCGCCCGAGGTCGACCTCGAGATCTACTTCGACGACATCGTCGACTCCCACGAGCGGATCTGGGACATGCTCGAGAACTACAAGGAGGTCGTCGAGGCGCTCGAGGACACGAACGAGTCGGTGATCTCCCACCGGGTCAACGACATCCTCCGCGTCCTGACCTCGATCTCGGTCATCGTCCTGCCGCTGACGCTGCTCGCCAGCATCTGGGGCATGAACGTCGGCGTGCCCGGCGAGGGCGACCACACCGCGTTCTACATCGTCGTCGGGGCGATGCTCGCGCTGCTGGTCGGGATGGCGGCGTACTTCCGCCGTCGCGGTTGGCTCTAG
- a CDS encoding threonine synthase, with product MTAKATSNQVLRCRECRTEYPSEALFVCEHCFGPLEVGYDFSHLDAAETRRKIQAGPNSIWRYADFLPFTGRPRDPVQPGFTPLVKADRLAERLGIGELYVKNDAANPTHSFKDRVVAVALAKAIELGFETVACASTGNLANSVAAQAAANGLDSYVFVPSNLEEQKLLATGVYGTELVGVDGNYDDVNRLCTELAQSRPWAFVNVNLRPYYAEGSKTLAYETAEQLGFELPDRVVSPIASGSLFTKIAKGFGEWLDIGLLEGELPVFNGAQAAGCGPVATAFENGWEVCKPQRPDTIAKSLAIGDPADGPYALELARRSGGGIDQVSDDEIRDAIRLLAETTGIFTETAGGVTIATLRKLAERGDIDPSERVVAYITGEGLKTLDATRDSFEMHVIEPNMGSFEETVEAPREAVGSRAG from the coding sequence GTGACAGCCAAGGCAACGAGCAATCAGGTTCTCCGATGTCGTGAGTGCCGCACGGAGTACCCGAGCGAGGCCCTGTTCGTATGCGAGCACTGCTTCGGCCCGCTCGAGGTCGGATACGACTTCTCACACCTCGACGCCGCTGAGACACGCCGCAAGATCCAGGCCGGCCCGAACTCGATCTGGCGCTACGCGGACTTCCTTCCGTTCACGGGCCGGCCGCGCGATCCGGTGCAGCCCGGCTTCACGCCGCTCGTCAAGGCCGACCGACTCGCCGAGCGGCTCGGGATCGGCGAGCTCTACGTCAAGAACGACGCCGCCAACCCGACCCACTCGTTCAAGGACCGCGTCGTCGCGGTCGCGCTCGCGAAGGCGATCGAGCTCGGCTTCGAGACGGTGGCCTGCGCCTCGACCGGGAACCTGGCCAACTCCGTCGCCGCCCAGGCGGCCGCCAACGGCCTCGACTCCTACGTCTTCGTGCCGTCCAACCTCGAGGAGCAGAAGCTGCTCGCCACGGGCGTCTACGGCACCGAGCTCGTCGGCGTCGACGGCAACTACGACGACGTCAACCGGCTCTGCACCGAGCTCGCGCAGTCGCGGCCGTGGGCGTTCGTGAACGTCAACCTGCGCCCCTACTACGCCGAGGGCTCGAAGACGCTCGCCTACGAGACCGCCGAGCAGCTCGGCTTCGAGCTGCCGGACCGCGTCGTCTCGCCGATCGCCTCGGGGTCGCTGTTCACGAAGATCGCCAAGGGTTTCGGCGAGTGGCTGGACATCGGCCTGCTCGAAGGTGAGCTGCCCGTGTTCAACGGCGCCCAGGCGGCGGGTTGCGGCCCGGTCGCGACCGCGTTCGAGAACGGCTGGGAGGTCTGCAAGCCTCAGCGCCCGGACACGATCGCCAAGTCGCTGGCGATCGGCGATCCGGCCGACGGGCCCTATGCGCTCGAGCTCGCGCGCCGCAGCGGCGGTGGGATCGACCAGGTCTCCGACGATGAGATCCGCGACGCGATCCGTCTGCTCGCCGAGACGACCGGCATCTTCACCGAGACCGCCGGCGGCGTGACGATCGCGACGCTTCGAAAGCTCGCCGAGCGCGGCGACATCGATCCCTCCGAGCGGGTGGTGGCATACATCACCGGCGAGGGACTCAAGACCCTTGACGCGACCCGCGACAGCTTCGAGATGCACGTGATCGAGCCGAACATGGGCAGCTTCGAGGAGACAGTCGAGGCGCCCCGGGAGGCGGTAGGCTCCCGCGCCGGATGA
- a CDS encoding HIT family protein, with protein MGCVFCDIVSGEVEAEIVFADEHSVGFLDLRPLFEGHVLLVPREHHEALWDLPSELVEPFFANVRSLSVWVREAMEAKGTFVAMNNIVSQSVPHLHAHVVPRNPKDGLRGFFWPRTKYADAERMGEVGELIRSRIARG; from the coding sequence GTGGGCTGCGTCTTCTGCGACATCGTCTCGGGTGAGGTCGAGGCCGAGATCGTGTTCGCCGACGAGCACAGCGTCGGGTTCCTCGACCTCCGGCCGCTGTTCGAGGGCCACGTCCTGCTCGTCCCGCGCGAGCACCACGAGGCGCTCTGGGACCTGCCGAGCGAACTGGTCGAGCCGTTCTTCGCCAACGTCCGCTCGCTGTCGGTCTGGGTGCGTGAGGCGATGGAGGCCAAGGGCACGTTCGTGGCGATGAACAACATCGTCAGCCAGTCGGTTCCCCACCTCCACGCGCACGTCGTGCCGCGCAATCCGAAGGACGGCCTGCGCGGCTTCTTCTGGCCGCGTACGAAGTACGCCGACGCGGAGCGGATGGGCGAGGTCGGCGAGCTGATCCGCTCGCGGATCGCCCGCGGCTGA
- a CDS encoding HIT domain-containing protein, giving the protein MPSERILAPWRLAYVTDAAKDSQQACIFCAKPGEGDDDASLIVHRGERAFVLMNLYPYTNGHLMVAPYEHLGQLQAIDPEVTAEMMALVQRSMQALDRRYSPHGYNVGVNQGRIAGAGVEHHIHMHVVPRWGGDHNFMDVLADTSVLPETVEQAFEGIKEVF; this is encoded by the coding sequence GTGCCGAGCGAACGCATCCTGGCTCCCTGGCGGCTTGCCTACGTGACCGACGCCGCCAAGGACTCGCAGCAGGCCTGCATCTTCTGCGCGAAGCCGGGCGAGGGCGATGACGACGCCAGTCTGATCGTCCATCGTGGCGAGCGGGCGTTCGTGCTGATGAACCTCTACCCGTACACGAACGGGCACCTGATGGTCGCGCCGTACGAGCACCTCGGCCAGCTTCAGGCCATCGATCCGGAGGTCACCGCGGAGATGATGGCCCTGGTCCAGCGCTCGATGCAGGCGCTCGATCGCCGCTACTCGCCCCACGGCTACAACGTCGGCGTCAACCAGGGCCGGATTGCCGGCGCCGGCGTCGAGCACCACATACACATGCACGTCGTCCCGCGCTGGGGCGGCGACCACAACTTCATGGACGTCCTCGCCGACACGAGCGTCCTCCCCGAGACGGTCGAGCAGGCCTTCGAGGGCATCAAGGAGGTCTTCTAA
- a CDS encoding diacylglycerol kinase family lipid kinase translates to MTSVPPAELETRPSERDDAAPPSQKKRMLIVVNPFARTVSNRLKNLVVYALQSRYEVEAITTEAQNHATEISREAKAEGHDIVVAFGGDGTLNEVVNGIAGTDIAFSVLPGGSTNVVARTLGIPNDVVDATEHLLALADDFEPRPIDLGVANGRRFLFSCGAGLDATAAQMVDSRPEMKRRGGRWFYASAAIGGFYRRYLTNPVRMRLRTGDTEVEGITALCQNSDPFTFFGERSIRVCEDVTIDSGTLSIAMLKRAAQRDVPLIMARIFNDSMSAGDHRQIEHLSGITAATVTSVSRDENGDARAFPVQLDGEYVGHHKELELAIEPGALRVVA, encoded by the coding sequence ATGACCTCCGTCCCGCCCGCCGAGCTCGAGACTCGTCCCTCCGAGCGCGATGACGCCGCCCCGCCCTCGCAGAAGAAGCGGATGCTGATCGTCGTCAACCCGTTCGCGCGCACCGTCTCCAACCGGCTGAAGAACCTCGTCGTCTACGCCCTCCAGAGCCGCTACGAGGTCGAGGCGATCACGACCGAGGCGCAGAACCACGCGACCGAGATCTCACGCGAGGCAAAGGCCGAGGGGCACGACATCGTCGTCGCGTTCGGCGGCGACGGCACGCTGAACGAGGTCGTCAACGGGATCGCCGGCACCGACATCGCCTTCTCCGTGCTACCCGGCGGCTCGACCAACGTCGTCGCGCGGACGCTCGGGATCCCCAACGACGTCGTCGACGCGACCGAGCATCTGCTCGCGCTGGCCGACGACTTCGAACCGCGACCGATCGACCTCGGCGTCGCGAACGGCCGCCGCTTCCTCTTCTCCTGCGGCGCCGGGCTCGACGCGACCGCCGCGCAGATGGTCGACTCGCGACCCGAGATGAAGCGTCGTGGCGGGCGCTGGTTCTATGCCTCGGCGGCGATCGGCGGCTTCTATCGCCGCTACCTGACGAACCCCGTGCGAATGCGGCTTCGAACCGGCGACACGGAGGTCGAGGGGATCACCGCGCTGTGTCAGAACTCCGACCCGTTCACGTTCTTCGGCGAGCGATCGATCCGCGTCTGCGAGGACGTGACGATCGACTCGGGAACGCTTTCGATCGCGATGCTCAAGCGCGCCGCCCAGCGCGACGTACCGCTGATCATGGCGCGGATCTTCAACGACTCGATGAGCGCGGGCGACCATCGCCAGATCGAGCACCTGAGCGGCATCACCGCTGCGACGGTGACCTCGGTCTCCCGCGACGAGAACGGCGACGCACGCGCCTTCCCGGTCCAGCTCGACGGCGAGTACGTCGGTCACCACAAGGAGCTCGAGCTCGCAATCGAGCCCGGCGCGCTGCGCGTCGTCGCCTGA
- a CDS encoding phosphomannomutase/phosphoglucomutase: MPDFLADSGIFKAYDIRGKWEKEIDADAFEAIGRAFVRVLSELEEKPAGELRVGLGRDMRLQAPEAAGRMRDGMVAEGAEVIDAGQIGTEMLYFLVGSRGLDGGAMVTASHNPKAYIGAKLIRSGALALSGDAGIGEIRDLVRAEGDSGLGEAPGGGSVTEIDDLFSEFHDYAAGLVDLEGMKPFKVVVDGGNGMAGPMVGPLLERMGLDLVTTYWEPDGNFPDHEPNPLLPENREFIVRRIKEEGADLGIAWDGDADRCFFFDSEGEFVDGDFLTALLARQVLEKEPGARILYDVRASRAVRDTVAELGGTSDTNRVGHAFFKVGLREQDAAFGGEVSGHYYFRDFWCADSGTLPALYVLELLSNQDKNLAELVAEYRSEYFISSEINSEVEDAEGKMEELVATYGPDGEGGEVDRLDGVSVDFDDWHFNVRPSNTEPLLRLNLESVASREDMERRRDELLEQIRS; encoded by the coding sequence ATGCCGGATTTCCTCGCCGACAGCGGGATCTTCAAGGCCTACGACATCCGCGGCAAGTGGGAGAAGGAGATCGACGCCGACGCCTTCGAGGCGATCGGCCGGGCGTTCGTCCGCGTCCTGTCCGAGCTCGAGGAGAAGCCGGCGGGCGAGCTCCGCGTGGGTCTCGGCCGCGACATGCGCCTGCAGGCGCCCGAGGCGGCGGGTCGGATGCGCGACGGGATGGTCGCCGAGGGTGCCGAGGTGATCGACGCCGGTCAGATCGGCACCGAGATGCTCTATTTCCTCGTCGGCTCGCGTGGGCTCGACGGTGGAGCGATGGTCACCGCCTCGCACAATCCGAAGGCCTACATCGGCGCGAAGCTGATCCGCTCAGGCGCGCTGGCGCTGTCGGGCGACGCCGGGATCGGCGAGATCCGCGACCTGGTGCGCGCTGAGGGCGACTCGGGGCTGGGCGAGGCGCCGGGTGGCGGCTCGGTCACGGAGATCGACGACCTGTTCTCGGAGTTCCACGACTATGCGGCCGGCCTCGTCGACCTCGAGGGGATGAAGCCGTTCAAGGTCGTCGTCGACGGCGGCAACGGGATGGCCGGGCCGATGGTCGGCCCGCTGCTCGAGCGGATGGGACTCGACCTCGTCACGACTTACTGGGAGCCGGACGGGAATTTTCCCGACCACGAGCCGAACCCGCTGCTGCCCGAGAACCGCGAGTTCATCGTCCGGCGGATCAAGGAGGAGGGCGCCGACCTCGGGATCGCCTGGGACGGCGACGCGGACCGCTGCTTCTTCTTCGATTCCGAGGGCGAGTTCGTCGACGGCGACTTCCTGACCGCGCTGCTCGCGCGGCAGGTGCTCGAGAAGGAACCCGGCGCGCGGATCCTCTACGACGTTCGCGCCTCGCGCGCGGTCCGCGACACGGTCGCCGAGCTCGGCGGAACCTCCGATACGAACCGCGTCGGGCATGCCTTCTTCAAGGTCGGCCTGCGCGAGCAGGACGCGGCCTTCGGCGGTGAGGTCTCGGGCCACTACTACTTCCGCGACTTCTGGTGCGCGGACTCGGGCACCCTCCCCGCCCTCTACGTCCTCGAGCTGCTGTCCAACCAGGACAAGAACCTCGCCGAGCTCGTCGCCGAGTACCGCTCGGAGTACTTCATCTCGTCCGAGATCAACTCCGAGGTCGAGGACGCCGAAGGCAAGATGGAGGAGCTCGTCGCGACCTACGGCCCCGACGGCGAGGGCGGTGAGGTCGACCGCCTCGATGGCGTCTCGGTCGACTTCGATGACTGGCACTTCAACGTCCGCCCGTCGAACACGGAGCCGCTGCTGCGCCTGAATCTCGAGTCGGTGGCCTCCCGCGAGGACATGGAGCGCCGGCGCGACGAGCTGCTCGAGCAGATCCGCTCGTGA
- a CDS encoding MBL fold metallo-hydrolase gives MSEPELDDAGRAALERAASLGIHRLRIPTPFAVGRVNCYLVEGLGGEDGLTLFDTGPNSGKALDELETQLNELGHAVEDLDLVVITHQHIDHLGLVDVVRRRADCEVAVIDVAVDYVENFGADAERDDEHSAALMLHYGIPEDIVTALRAVTGSFRSWGAATQIDRPLSDGGTLGRWDIALRPGHSPSDTTFWDPGERILIAGDHLIAHISSNPLLARPLDGSNRRVKSLLNYIDSMKRTRELPEGALVLPGHGNPITDHRSLIDERLAGHERRAAKIERLIRERSRTPYELAQAIWGNVAVTQAFLTLSEVIGHVDLLELDGRVREVVDERSGVLRFEAAGA, from the coding sequence GTGAGCGAGCCCGAGCTCGACGACGCGGGGCGCGCGGCACTCGAGCGAGCGGCTTCGCTCGGGATCCATCGGTTGCGGATTCCGACGCCGTTCGCCGTCGGACGGGTCAACTGCTATCTCGTCGAGGGCCTCGGCGGCGAGGACGGGCTGACGCTCTTCGACACGGGCCCGAACTCCGGCAAGGCGCTCGACGAGCTCGAGACCCAGCTCAACGAGCTCGGGCACGCGGTCGAGGACCTCGACCTCGTCGTCATCACGCACCAGCACATCGACCATCTCGGGCTCGTCGACGTCGTGCGCCGCCGCGCCGACTGCGAGGTCGCGGTGATCGACGTCGCGGTCGACTACGTGGAGAACTTCGGCGCCGACGCCGAGCGCGACGACGAGCACTCGGCCGCGCTGATGCTCCATTACGGGATCCCCGAGGACATCGTCACGGCGCTCCGGGCGGTCACCGGCAGCTTCCGCAGCTGGGGAGCGGCGACGCAGATCGACCGGCCGCTGAGCGACGGCGGCACCCTGGGGCGCTGGGACATCGCGCTGCGCCCGGGCCACAGCCCCTCCGATACGACCTTCTGGGACCCCGGCGAGCGGATCCTGATCGCGGGCGACCACCTGATCGCGCACATCTCCTCCAACCCGTTGCTGGCGCGACCCCTCGACGGCTCGAACCGGCGCGTGAAGTCGCTGCTGAACTACATCGACTCGATGAAGCGGACACGGGAGCTGCCGGAGGGGGCGCTCGTCCTGCCGGGGCATGGAAACCCGATCACCGATCACCGCTCACTGATCGACGAGCGCCTCGCCGGCCACGAGCGCCGCGCGGCGAAGATCGAGCGGCTGATCCGCGAGCGCTCACGGACCCCGTACGAGCTCGCGCAGGCGATCTGGGGCAACGTCGCGGTGACGCAGGCCTTCTTGACGCTCTCCGAGGTGATCGGCCATGTCGACCTGCTCGAGCTCGACGGCCGGGTACGCGAGGTCGTGGACGAGCGCAGCGGAGTCCTGCGCTTCGAGGCCGCGGGCGCCTAG